From Xyrauchen texanus isolate HMW12.3.18 chromosome 12, RBS_HiC_50CHRs, whole genome shotgun sequence, one genomic window encodes:
- the LOC127653295 gene encoding kinetochore-associated protein DSN1 homolog encodes MAELQYDGFDRCEAGTVHTRVSEVPHGMKRPHDSKHISGPPQKSPCTSPAPVPAVMQPLVEAERPNHSKMNTVEDGIRETMSLNFTARTERSPRSRRKSWRRSSRGRRSLPAFHSTSQPLCETISLSLPDNERLEKLFKAAMQRTVKRVKNSLYTIPGVDTETLQTQVEALQVEWDSLAKAISRETPNSLLNVVSDPVVKETTARVQEDINRLQAESMSWEYLLNKHWTKADELDKCVERGEEKGVPLEPSCFAKSSQSQLILNKPNYKSVLIKQQKLLGNMELVMDSHCCIMRELLSFHEKSQLLVKETSARLACKAGFQNLPSSPVRQLIKGPESSVSS; translated from the exons ATGGCGGAGCTTCAGTATGATGGATTTGACCG GTGTGAAGCCGGCACGGTCCACACAAGG GTCTCAGAAGTTCCTCATGGGATGAAGCGGCCACATGATAGTAAGCACATCTCAGGTCCTCCTCAGAAGTCTCCCTGCACATCACCTGCTCCTGTACCTGCAGTGATGCAGCCTTTAGTAGAAGCGGAACGACCAAATCACTCAAAGATGAACACTGTTGAGGACGGTATCAGAGAAACAATGAGTTTGAATTTCACAGCTCGGACAGAACGAAGTCCTCGCTCACGGAGGAAATCGTGGAGAAGATCGTCGCGAGGCAGGCGGTCTCTTCCAGCTTTCCACAGTACCTCACAAC CTCTGTGTGAAACTATCAGTCTTTCTTTACCTGACAACGAGAGACTGGAAAAGCTATTCAAAGCTGCAATGCAG AGGACAGTGAAGCGAGTCAAAAACAGTTTATACACTATTCCTGGTGTTGATACCGAGACTCTTCAGACTCAAG TTGAAGCTTTGCAAGTTGAATGGGACAGTCTGGCTAAAGCGATCAGCAGAGAAACTCCGAATTCACTCTTAAACGTAGTGAG TGACCCGGTTGTTAAAGAGACCACCGCACGCGTTCAAGAGGACATCAACAG GTTACAGGCTGAAAGTATGTCATGGGAGTATCTATTAAACAAACACTGGACCAAAGCTGACGAACTGGACAA GTGTGTTGAGCGGGGAGAGGAGAAAGGAGTGCCACTGGAGCCTTCATGCTTTGCCAAGTCCTCACAGAGTCAACTCATTTTGAATAAACCAAACTACAAATCAGTCCTCATCAAGCAGCAAAAACTACTCGGAAACATGGAGCTAGTG ATGGACTCTCATTGTTGTATAATGAGGGAACTTCTGTCTTTCCATGAGAAATCTCAGCTACTGGTGAAGGAGACTAGTGCCAGACTGG CTTGCAAGGCTGGATTCCAGAATCTCCCTTCATCTCCAGTTAGACAGCTGATAAAAGGACCCGAATCTAGTGTGTCCTCGTAG